GCTCCCGACACCCCACACAGGTGCGTTCAGGGCATACGCGGGCACGCGTCCGGCCAGACACTCCTAAGTCTACCTCCCCGCAGCGACCTCACCCCTTTGGGGCAAGAATCGAACGGCTGTTGTCGTGATCTCAGCCACCTGCGGCTTGGATCTATTCCCCCGCTAGTCCCGGGGCTGGCGAGCGGGCCGCTCGGACGACCGTTCGGACGGCCGCTCGGAGGACCCTTCGGACGGCTGCTCGGTGTCCGGGCGGATGTCGATCCGCCAGCCGGTCAGCCGGGCCGCGAGCCGGGCGTTCTGGCCCTCCTTGCCGATCGCCAGCGACAGCTGGTAGTCGGGGACCGTCACGCGCGCGGAACGGGTGGCGAGGTCGACGACCTCCACCTTGTTGACCCGGGCCGGGGACAGCGCGTTCGCCACCATGTCGGCCGGGTCGTCCGACCAGTCGACGATGTCGATCTTCTCACCGTTCAGCTCGGCCATGACGCTGCGCACCCGGCTGCCCATGGGGCCGATGCAGGCCCCCTTGGCGTTCAGGCCGCTGCGCGTCGACCGCACGGCGATCTTCGTGCGGTGGCCGGCCTCACGGGCGATGGCCGCGATCTCGACGGAACCGTCCGCGATCTCGGGCACCTCCAGCGCGAAGAGCTTCTTCACCAGGTTGGGGTGCGTGCGCGAGAGGGTGACGGACGGACCGCGCACGCCCTTCGCCACACGGACGACGTACGACCGCAGCCGCAGCCCGTGCGTGTAGGTCTCCCCGGGGACCTGCTCCTGCACCGGCAGGATGGCCTCCAGCTTGCCGATGTCCACGAGCACGTTCTTCGGGTCGCGGCCCTGCTGGACGACACCGGTGACGATGTCGCCCTCGCGGCCCGCGTACTCGCCGAGCGTCGCGTCGTCCTCGGCGTCCCGCAGGCGCTGCAGGATCACCTGCTTGGCGGTGGTGGCGGCGATCCGGCCGAAGTCCGACGGCGTGTCGTC
The DNA window shown above is from Streptomyces sp. NBC_01451 and carries:
- the nusA gene encoding transcription termination factor NusA, translated to MDIDMSALRGLVREKEISFDLLVEAIESALLIAYHRTEGSRRQARVKLDRETGHVTVWAKEDPQELEEGQEAREFDDTPSDFGRIAATTAKQVILQRLRDAEDDATLGEYAGREGDIVTGVVQQGRDPKNVLVDIGKLEAILPVQEQVPGETYTHGLRLRSYVVRVAKGVRGPSVTLSRTHPNLVKKLFALEVPEIADGSVEIAAIAREAGHRTKIAVRSTRSGLNAKGACIGPMGSRVRSVMAELNGEKIDIVDWSDDPADMVANALSPARVNKVEVVDLATRSARVTVPDYQLSLAIGKEGQNARLAARLTGWRIDIRPDTEQPSEGSSERPSERSSERPARQPRD